A region of Haliotis asinina isolate JCU_RB_2024 chromosome 7, JCU_Hal_asi_v2, whole genome shotgun sequence DNA encodes the following proteins:
- the LOC137290211 gene encoding histone-lysine N-methyltransferase, H3 lysine-79 specific-like isoform X4, producing the protein MTQELKLHSPAGAEPAVYQWPIPGSDGRDGAHEIIDTIRWVCEDFPELKQSMDPKLIQGTDSKSYESLKRLCDIYNNNLDSALQLWKGTAHTYQLNKRPSTTLLKHILQQCYNHAVTDPEKLNQYEPFSPEVYGETSFELVDQMIRSINFTEEDSFIDLGSGVGQVVLQVASATPCKMCYGMEKAEWPAFYQGAMDREFRKWTRWYGKKYSDYKLEKGDFLCEEMKDRLNNATVIFVNNFAFGPQVDHQLKLRFSNMKEGAKIVSSKAFCPLNFRITDRNLSDIGTIMHVTELSPLCGAVSWTGKPFTYYVHTIDRTLLEKYFLRLKNPKMKEDQRNKKRRREHDDHNYQAAKIIDFDSASNTSNATTDDSSLYGPTTRRGWAEWVAARPKSPTSSIEQDNDELNMELREEVDKEKRKKQVKHLKNGALQKKKRRDRKARRKIVSPTTKASKLRNKNKALALDGLSLLHTHTLLSTSGKGTDDVTYNDRSMTDHSSSVFKLTTQNQTVSSLETPPALQQLLEIFRQQYMAYLAYMQSPQYKQHVQMEIDKENLRKQDLQNKMFQLEKQITNLQKDSVGVLKARLNELGIDASNPDDFLSQAKTIVHEHKELEKQASTLSTQIRNLETEQQKLMNAQTLAEKNGIGHDNTRKNGFLQPVYTQDYLWKEVTAFYSRKRQLVSQVMKLEEEVKKLEAMNAFADNKSFLPDTPAPTPKALSPKHCSKRKSSASSSPAQVTCKTEGKPHELVTGDVNSMISKLKNDVTSALIGNLGRNGIVGDVKSGDENCERSFKHPDLSIKGLLECTKPVKMDGKGDAGIVSSNVEHSYASSDVVKNLKLSKPTVLNGVRAPNGVITVSSLHVPNKPLVNSPTSPATNVKNIPTNKQTDLKTMTDENKLRLSLANDLINFRESFDGRANGANTNKLSEVTYSPISRPSSRSSTESTPSGMEVTASPDILLPGGTAPRVVKTTVAAQPLKVASSHTLTTSVRSHSLTTQSAYHSAGATVSILSPGTYLSSLPNQKHVNKISKAVTTPVKTSKQVTAVSNPQHPIQQLPPKPKDAPRVIPHVAQAVRPAPLPVQTQMVQDRPGMLQNVQAATVQGSKVQKAESGSPTTKNWQAQINSGFDALVAFASSELDRNRELKRKNLSEDPTRSVSKTYGTPPLSKYAKSTKCMRGMDGKGMFSGVKKPMGSFGSSALAKCAKLQGVSSTTSRSPGSSSTGPRTPPGSPPAERKGPCTPPGSPKDHGRKSRSRSESMGRSRSRSHSYSSRSRSRSSSGSRSRSSSRSRSRRSSSLSSLSSDSSDDERKKAKNGSAVQLSKTNLSAKNSPSNKQQTNHFYSRDINWNKSSDTNRLTNNNVNAFAGSPIQTNSSATCANIHVVNNNSFSGGGVMMMNTPPPTSSVNIGPPSGLTGSPFNNYSFPPRKDVVPPAPPTLPSGPKPSDPVPLPGMQLQHLPQGFQNSTYNEMPQMPNLNQPPPNRSSFNNNVNPGTPINQPRQTAPFPTLPDLSRPPPNTIFQRPLLCNNNSPISNSMPVGPHQNTNAPPPRPPMPSSGMGVSQRPNSVGPAFNVNSRPCVQGPSMNSPLRHQGDMPRSQFPDMQRSIPPGCGNPQDFVPPQLNYPPPPLSAPPQRMNQAPSLPNPTNPVSRMPPSMSTPPNGAARMPAYTSNNIPIGPRSDFSASRMSFPPMNAPPLNFSMNQGGLRPQYGQQMPPLSNSGWQQYPMGGR; encoded by the exons GTCTATGGTGAAACATCCTTTGAACTTGTGGACCAAATGATTCGCTCCATCAATTTCACAGAAGAGGACAGCTTCATAGACCTTGGCAGTG GTGTGGGACAAGTGGTGCTGCAGGTGGCGTCAGCCACCCCCTGCAAGATGTGTTATGGCATGGAGAAGGCGGAGTGGCCAGCCTTTTATCAAGGG GCCATGGACAGGGAGTTCCGAAAGTGGACAAGATGGTATGGGAAGAAATACAGTGACTATAAG TTGGAAAAGGGAGATTTTCTATGTGAAGAGATGAAAGATAGACTAAACAATGCAAC tGTGATATTTGTTAACAACTTTGCCTTTGGACCTCAGGTAGATCATCAG CTGAAACTCAGATTTTCCAACATGAAAGAAGGTGCTAAAATTGTGTCATCCAAAGCATTCTGTCCGCTCAACTTCAGAATCACAGACAGAAATCTCAGTG ATATTGGGACAATCATGCATGTAACGGAGCTGTCCCCACTATGTGGTGCCGTATCCTGGACCGGCAAACCATTTACCTACTATGTTCACACAATAGATAGAACGTTG tTAGAGAAATATTTCCTCAGGTTGAAAAATCCTAAAATGAAG GAGGATCAGAGGAACAAGAAGCGGCGTCGAGAACATGATGATCATAACTATCAAGCTGCTAAGATCATCGACTTTGACTCCGCCAGCAACACCAGCAATGCCACTACCGACGACAGTAGTCTGTATGGTCCCACAACACGTCGGGGCTGGGCTGAGTGGGTTGCTGCTAGACCCAAATCTCCAACATCCAGTATTGAACAGGATAATGATGAG CTGAACATGGAGCTAAGGGAAGAGGTGGATAAGGAGAAGAGGAAGAAGCAGGTGAAGCACTTGAAGAATGGAGCTCTGCAGAAGAAGAAGAGACGAGACCGGAAAG CTCGAAGGAAAATAGTTAGCCCCACAACTAAAGCATCTAAACTTCGCAACAAAAATAAAGCTTTGGCTCTGGATGGACTCAGCCTCTTGCATACACACACTCTACTGTCAACATCGGGAAAAG GTACGGACGATGTGACCTACAATGACCGCAGCATGACAGACCATTCCAGCTCTGTTTTCAAGCTTACTACTCAGAACCAGACTGTTTCATCTCTAGAAACACCACCTGCTCTGCAGCAGTTATTAG aAATCTTCCGGCAGCAATATATGGCATACTTGGCGTATATGCAGAGTCCACAGTATAAGCAGCATGTTCAGATGGAGATTGACAAAGAAAAT TTGAGGAAGCAGGATCTGCAGAACAAGATGTTCCAGCTTGAGAAGCAAATTACCAACCTGCAGAAGGACAGTGTGGGTGTGCTCAAGGCCAGGCTGAATGAG CTGGGAATTGATGCAAGCAACCCTGACGACTTCCTGTCGCAGGCGAAGACAATCGTCCATGAGCACAAAGAGCTGGAGAAGCAGGCTAGTACATTGTCCACACAGATCAGAAACCTCGAGACAGAGCAACAGAAGTTG ATGAATGCACAGACACTAGCAGAAAAGAATGGTATTGGCCATGACAATACAAGAAAG AATGGTTTCCTCCAACCCGTGTACACCCAGGACTATTTGTGGAAGGAAGTTACAGCATTCTATTCCCGCAAGAGACAACTGGTCAGTCAAGTGATGAAGTTGGAAGAAGAGGTGAAGAAGCTGGAGGCGATGAATGCCTTTGCTGACAACAAGTCCTTTCTCCCAGATACTCCAGCACCAACACCTAAAGCTCTGTCACCGAAACACTGTAGCAAGAGGAAGTCTTCGGCCTCCAGTAGCCCTGCACAAGTGACCTGCAAGACTGAGGGCAAGCCTCATGAGCTTGTCACTGGTGATGTCAACAGCATGATTTCCAAATTGAAGAATGATGTGACATCTGCCCTTATTGGAAATCTTGGAAGAAATGGGATTGTTGGAGATGTGAAAAGTGGTGATGAAAATTGTGAACGTTCATTTAAGCACCCTGATTTGTCGATTAAAGGTTTGCTGGAGTGTACCAAACCAGTTAAGATGGATGGGAAAGGGGATGCTGGAATAGTCAGTTCAAATGTTGAACATTCATACGCCTCATCAGATGTGGTCAAGAATTTAAAACTTAGTAAGCCCACAGTGTTGAATGGTGTCAGGGCACCCAATGGTGTGATAACTGTGTCATCACTACATGTACCAAACAAACCATTAGTAAACTCGCCTACATCTCCTGCCACTAATGTGAAGAACATTCCCACTAACAAACAAACTGATCTCAAAACCATGACGGACGAAAACAAACTTCGTTTGTCTTTAGCAAATGACTTGATTAACTTCCGTGAAAGTTTTGATGGACGAGCAAATGGAGCCAATACGAACAAGCTGTCAGAAGTGACTTACTCGCCAATAAGCCGGCCTAGCAGTCGTAGTAGCACAGAATCCACTCCTTCTGGAATGGAAGTGACTGCTAGTCCAGATATTCTTTTGCCCGGAGGGACAGCACCTAGAGTCGTGAAAACCACGGTGGCTGCACAACCTCTGAAAGTGGCATCATCTCACACCCTGACCACATCTGTGCGCTCCCACAGTCTGACGACTCAATCGGCGTATCATTCCGCGGGAGCTACTGTCAGTATCTTGTCTCCAGGGACATACCTCTCCTCATTGCCAAATcaaaaacatgttaacaagATCTCAAAGGCTGTGACTACACCTGTGAAGACATCGAAGCAAGTGACTGCGGTGTCCAACCCACAACACCCCATCCAACAATTACCTCCCAAACCCAAAGATGCTCCCAGAGTGATTCCTCATGTTGCACAAGCAGTACGCCCAGCACCTCTGCCTGTACAGACTCAGATGGTTCAAGATAGACCAGGAATGTTGCAGAACGTCCAGGCAGCAACAGTTCAAG GTTCTAAGGTGCAGAAGGCTGAGAGTGGATCTCCCACCACCAAAAACTGGCAGGCTCAGATTAACAGTGGCTTCGATGCACTTGTAGCATTTGCTTCATCAGAGTTAGATCGCAATCGAGAGTTAAAAAGGAAGAATTTGAGTGAGGATCCTACACGATCTGTTAGCAAGACTTATGGAACACCACCACTTAGTAAATATGCCAAATCTACAAAATGTATGCGAGGAATGGATGGGAAAGGCATGTTTTCTGGGGTGAAAAAGCCGATGGGTTCATTTGGGAGTTCAGCTTTAGCTAAGTGTGCCAAACTACAAGGTGTTTCTTCCACCACTAGTCGCTCCCCAGGGTCATCGTCTACAGGACCCAGAACCCCGCCAGGTTCACCTCCTGCTGAAAGAAAGGGGCCATGTACACCCCCCGGCTCCCCAAAGGACCATGGTAGGAAAAGTAGGAGTCGTAGTGAGAGTATGGGCCGGAGTCGCTCTCGCTCACATAGCTACTCTTCTCGGAGCAGAAGTCGGTCAAGTAGTGGCAGTCGTAGTAGGAGTTCATCACGCAGCCGTTCACGGCGCAGTAGTAGTCTGAGTAGTTTGTCAAGTGACAGTAGTGACGATGAACGCAAGAAGGCAAAGAATGGCAGTGCAGTGCAGCTCAGCAAGACCAACTTATCTGCCAAAAACTCACCTTCAAACAAGCAGCAGACTAATCATTTCTATTCGAGAGACATCAATTGGAATAAATCCAGTGATACCAACAGGCTAACCAATAATAATGTTAATGCCTTTGCAGGGAGTCCAATACAAACTAACAGTTCCGCTACATGTGCCAATATACATGTTGTTAACAACAATAGCTTCAGTGGAGgaggtgtgatgatgatgaatactCCACCACCAACTTCCAGTGTAAACATTGGGCCTCCTTCAGGATTAACTGGTTCACCATTCAACAACTACTCATTCCCTCCCCGTAAAGACGTTGTGCCCCCAGCCCCACCTACTCTTCCATCTGGTCCCAAACCGTCTGACCCTGTTCCACTCCCTGGTATGCAGCTACAACATCTACCGCAGGGGTTCCAGAACAGCACCTATAATGAAATGCCCCAGATGCCCAATTTGAATCAGCCCCCTCCAAACAGATCATCATTCAACAATAATGTCAACCCTGGAACACCAATTAACCAGCCTCGACAAACAGCACCATTTCCAACATTACCTGATTTGAGTCGTCCACCACCCAACACTATTTTCCAAAGGCCTCTTCTTTGTAATAACAATTCACCCATCTCTAATTCCATGCCTGTGGGACCACATCAAAATACTAATGCCCCTCCTCCACGTCCACCAATGCCTAGTTCTGGAATGGGGGTTTCACAGAGACCAAATTCGGTGGGTCCAGCGTTTAATGTCAATTCACGTCCATGCGTACAAGGTCCTTCAATGAACTCTCCCTTGCGTCACCAAGGGGACATGCCACGTTCCCAATTCCCTGACATGCAGCGGTCAATACCACCTGGGTGTGGAAACCCTCAAGACTTTGTACCCCCACAGCTGAACTACCCACCTCCTCCATTATCCGCCCCTCCCCAGAGAATGAACCAAGCTCCGTCACTACCAAACCCAACCAATCCAGTATCACGTATGCCCCCTTCTATGTCCACCCCACCTAATGGGGCCGCCCGTATGCCTGCCTACACATCCAACAACATACCTATAGGCCCTCGTAGTGACTTCTCGGCCAGCAGGATGTCCTTCCCTCCAATGAATGCACCACCTTTAAACTTTTCCATGAACCAGGGTGGACTACGGCCACAATATGGCCAACAGATGCCACCACTGAGTAACTCTGGTTGGCAACAGTATCCGATGGGAGGCAGGTGA
- the LOC137290211 gene encoding histone-lysine N-methyltransferase, H3 lysine-79 specific-like isoform X6 has translation MTQELKLHSPAGAEPAVYQWPIPGSDGRDGAHEIIDTIRWVCEDFPELKQSMDPKLIQGTDSKSYESLKRLCDIYNNNLDSALQLWKGTAHTYQLNKRPSTTLLKHILQQCYNHAVTDPEKLNQYEPFSPEVYGETSFELVDQMIRSINFTEEDSFIDLGSGVGQVVLQVASATPCKMCYGMEKAEWPAFYQGAMDREFRKWTRWYGKKYSDYKLEKGDFLCEEMKDRLNNATVIFVNNFAFGPQVDHQLKLRFSNMKEGAKIVSSKAFCPLNFRITDRNLSDIGTIMHVTELSPLCGAVSWTGKPFTYYVHTIDRTLLEKYFLRLKNPKMKEDQRNKKRRREHDDHNYQAAKIIDFDSASNTSNATTDDSSLYGPTTRRGWAEWVAARPKSPTSSIEQDNDELNMELREEVDKEKRKKQVKHLKNGALQKKKRRDRKARRKIVSPTTKASKLRNKNKALALDGLSLLHTHTLLSTSGKGTDDVTYNDRSMTDHSSSVFKLTTQNQTVSSLETPPALQQLLEIFRQQYMAYLAYMQSPQYKQHVQMEIDKENLRKQDLQNKMFQLEKQITNLQKDSVGVLKARLNELGIDASNPDDFLSQAKTIVHEHKELEKQMNAQTLAEKNGIGHDNTRKNGFLQPVYTQDYLWKEVTAFYSRKRQLVSQVMKLEEEVKKLEAMNAFADNKSFLPDTPAPTPKALSPKHCSKRKSSASSSPAQVTCKTEGKPHELVTGDVNSMISKLKNDVTSALIGNLGRNGIVGDVKSGDENCERSFKHPDLSIKGLLECTKPVKMDGKGDAGIVSSNVEHSYASSDVVKNLKLSKPTVLNGVRAPNGVITVSSLHVPNKPLVNSPTSPATNVKNIPTNKQTDLKTMTDENKLRLSLANDLINFRESFDGRANGANTNKLSEVTYSPISRPSSRSSTESTPSGMEVTASPDILLPGGTAPRVVKTTVAAQPLKVASSHTLTTSVRSHSLTTQSAYHSAGATVSILSPGTYLSSLPNQKHVNKISKAVTTPVKTSKQVTAVSNPQHPIQQLPPKPKDAPRVIPHVAQAVRPAPLPVQTQMVQDRPGMLQNVQAATVQGSKVQKAESGSPTTKNWQAQINSGFDALVAFASSELDRNRELKRKNLSEDPTRSVSKTYGTPPLSKYAKSTKCMRGMDGKGMFSGVKKPMGSFGSSALAKCAKLQGVSSTTSRSPGSSSTGPRTPPGSPPAERKGPCTPPGSPKDHGRKSRSRSESMGRSRSRSHSYSSRSRSRSSSGSRSRSSSRSRSRRSSSLSSLSSDSSDDERKKAKNGSAVQLSKTNLSAKNSPSNKQQTNHFYSRDINWNKSSDTNRLTNNNVNAFAGSPIQTNSSATCANIHVVNNNSFSGGGVMMMNTPPPTSSVNIGPPSGLTGSPFNNYSFPPRKDVVPPAPPTLPSGPKPSDPVPLPGMQLQHLPQGFQNSTYNEMPQMPNLNQPPPNRSSFNNNVNPGTPINQPRQTAPFPTLPDLSRPPPNTIFQRPLLCNNNSPISNSMPVGPHQNTNAPPPRPPMPSSGMGVSQRPNSVGPAFNVNSRPCVQGPSMNSPLRHQGDMPRSQFPDMQRSIPPGCGNPQDFVPPQLNYPPPPLSAPPQRMNQAPSLPNPTNPVSRMPPSMSTPPNGAARMPAYTSNNIPIGPRSDFSASRMSFPPMNAPPLNFSMNQGGLRPQYGQQMPPLSNSGWQQYPMGGR, from the exons GTCTATGGTGAAACATCCTTTGAACTTGTGGACCAAATGATTCGCTCCATCAATTTCACAGAAGAGGACAGCTTCATAGACCTTGGCAGTG GTGTGGGACAAGTGGTGCTGCAGGTGGCGTCAGCCACCCCCTGCAAGATGTGTTATGGCATGGAGAAGGCGGAGTGGCCAGCCTTTTATCAAGGG GCCATGGACAGGGAGTTCCGAAAGTGGACAAGATGGTATGGGAAGAAATACAGTGACTATAAG TTGGAAAAGGGAGATTTTCTATGTGAAGAGATGAAAGATAGACTAAACAATGCAAC tGTGATATTTGTTAACAACTTTGCCTTTGGACCTCAGGTAGATCATCAG CTGAAACTCAGATTTTCCAACATGAAAGAAGGTGCTAAAATTGTGTCATCCAAAGCATTCTGTCCGCTCAACTTCAGAATCACAGACAGAAATCTCAGTG ATATTGGGACAATCATGCATGTAACGGAGCTGTCCCCACTATGTGGTGCCGTATCCTGGACCGGCAAACCATTTACCTACTATGTTCACACAATAGATAGAACGTTG tTAGAGAAATATTTCCTCAGGTTGAAAAATCCTAAAATGAAG GAGGATCAGAGGAACAAGAAGCGGCGTCGAGAACATGATGATCATAACTATCAAGCTGCTAAGATCATCGACTTTGACTCCGCCAGCAACACCAGCAATGCCACTACCGACGACAGTAGTCTGTATGGTCCCACAACACGTCGGGGCTGGGCTGAGTGGGTTGCTGCTAGACCCAAATCTCCAACATCCAGTATTGAACAGGATAATGATGAG CTGAACATGGAGCTAAGGGAAGAGGTGGATAAGGAGAAGAGGAAGAAGCAGGTGAAGCACTTGAAGAATGGAGCTCTGCAGAAGAAGAAGAGACGAGACCGGAAAG CTCGAAGGAAAATAGTTAGCCCCACAACTAAAGCATCTAAACTTCGCAACAAAAATAAAGCTTTGGCTCTGGATGGACTCAGCCTCTTGCATACACACACTCTACTGTCAACATCGGGAAAAG GTACGGACGATGTGACCTACAATGACCGCAGCATGACAGACCATTCCAGCTCTGTTTTCAAGCTTACTACTCAGAACCAGACTGTTTCATCTCTAGAAACACCACCTGCTCTGCAGCAGTTATTAG aAATCTTCCGGCAGCAATATATGGCATACTTGGCGTATATGCAGAGTCCACAGTATAAGCAGCATGTTCAGATGGAGATTGACAAAGAAAAT TTGAGGAAGCAGGATCTGCAGAACAAGATGTTCCAGCTTGAGAAGCAAATTACCAACCTGCAGAAGGACAGTGTGGGTGTGCTCAAGGCCAGGCTGAATGAG CTGGGAATTGATGCAAGCAACCCTGACGACTTCCTGTCGCAGGCGAAGACAATCGTCCATGAGCACAAAGAGCTGGAGAAGCAG ATGAATGCACAGACACTAGCAGAAAAGAATGGTATTGGCCATGACAATACAAGAAAG AATGGTTTCCTCCAACCCGTGTACACCCAGGACTATTTGTGGAAGGAAGTTACAGCATTCTATTCCCGCAAGAGACAACTGGTCAGTCAAGTGATGAAGTTGGAAGAAGAGGTGAAGAAGCTGGAGGCGATGAATGCCTTTGCTGACAACAAGTCCTTTCTCCCAGATACTCCAGCACCAACACCTAAAGCTCTGTCACCGAAACACTGTAGCAAGAGGAAGTCTTCGGCCTCCAGTAGCCCTGCACAAGTGACCTGCAAGACTGAGGGCAAGCCTCATGAGCTTGTCACTGGTGATGTCAACAGCATGATTTCCAAATTGAAGAATGATGTGACATCTGCCCTTATTGGAAATCTTGGAAGAAATGGGATTGTTGGAGATGTGAAAAGTGGTGATGAAAATTGTGAACGTTCATTTAAGCACCCTGATTTGTCGATTAAAGGTTTGCTGGAGTGTACCAAACCAGTTAAGATGGATGGGAAAGGGGATGCTGGAATAGTCAGTTCAAATGTTGAACATTCATACGCCTCATCAGATGTGGTCAAGAATTTAAAACTTAGTAAGCCCACAGTGTTGAATGGTGTCAGGGCACCCAATGGTGTGATAACTGTGTCATCACTACATGTACCAAACAAACCATTAGTAAACTCGCCTACATCTCCTGCCACTAATGTGAAGAACATTCCCACTAACAAACAAACTGATCTCAAAACCATGACGGACGAAAACAAACTTCGTTTGTCTTTAGCAAATGACTTGATTAACTTCCGTGAAAGTTTTGATGGACGAGCAAATGGAGCCAATACGAACAAGCTGTCAGAAGTGACTTACTCGCCAATAAGCCGGCCTAGCAGTCGTAGTAGCACAGAATCCACTCCTTCTGGAATGGAAGTGACTGCTAGTCCAGATATTCTTTTGCCCGGAGGGACAGCACCTAGAGTCGTGAAAACCACGGTGGCTGCACAACCTCTGAAAGTGGCATCATCTCACACCCTGACCACATCTGTGCGCTCCCACAGTCTGACGACTCAATCGGCGTATCATTCCGCGGGAGCTACTGTCAGTATCTTGTCTCCAGGGACATACCTCTCCTCATTGCCAAATcaaaaacatgttaacaagATCTCAAAGGCTGTGACTACACCTGTGAAGACATCGAAGCAAGTGACTGCGGTGTCCAACCCACAACACCCCATCCAACAATTACCTCCCAAACCCAAAGATGCTCCCAGAGTGATTCCTCATGTTGCACAAGCAGTACGCCCAGCACCTCTGCCTGTACAGACTCAGATGGTTCAAGATAGACCAGGAATGTTGCAGAACGTCCAGGCAGCAACAGTTCAAG GTTCTAAGGTGCAGAAGGCTGAGAGTGGATCTCCCACCACCAAAAACTGGCAGGCTCAGATTAACAGTGGCTTCGATGCACTTGTAGCATTTGCTTCATCAGAGTTAGATCGCAATCGAGAGTTAAAAAGGAAGAATTTGAGTGAGGATCCTACACGATCTGTTAGCAAGACTTATGGAACACCACCACTTAGTAAATATGCCAAATCTACAAAATGTATGCGAGGAATGGATGGGAAAGGCATGTTTTCTGGGGTGAAAAAGCCGATGGGTTCATTTGGGAGTTCAGCTTTAGCTAAGTGTGCCAAACTACAAGGTGTTTCTTCCACCACTAGTCGCTCCCCAGGGTCATCGTCTACAGGACCCAGAACCCCGCCAGGTTCACCTCCTGCTGAAAGAAAGGGGCCATGTACACCCCCCGGCTCCCCAAAGGACCATGGTAGGAAAAGTAGGAGTCGTAGTGAGAGTATGGGCCGGAGTCGCTCTCGCTCACATAGCTACTCTTCTCGGAGCAGAAGTCGGTCAAGTAGTGGCAGTCGTAGTAGGAGTTCATCACGCAGCCGTTCACGGCGCAGTAGTAGTCTGAGTAGTTTGTCAAGTGACAGTAGTGACGATGAACGCAAGAAGGCAAAGAATGGCAGTGCAGTGCAGCTCAGCAAGACCAACTTATCTGCCAAAAACTCACCTTCAAACAAGCAGCAGACTAATCATTTCTATTCGAGAGACATCAATTGGAATAAATCCAGTGATACCAACAGGCTAACCAATAATAATGTTAATGCCTTTGCAGGGAGTCCAATACAAACTAACAGTTCCGCTACATGTGCCAATATACATGTTGTTAACAACAATAGCTTCAGTGGAGgaggtgtgatgatgatgaatactCCACCACCAACTTCCAGTGTAAACATTGGGCCTCCTTCAGGATTAACTGGTTCACCATTCAACAACTACTCATTCCCTCCCCGTAAAGACGTTGTGCCCCCAGCCCCACCTACTCTTCCATCTGGTCCCAAACCGTCTGACCCTGTTCCACTCCCTGGTATGCAGCTACAACATCTACCGCAGGGGTTCCAGAACAGCACCTATAATGAAATGCCCCAGATGCCCAATTTGAATCAGCCCCCTCCAAACAGATCATCATTCAACAATAATGTCAACCCTGGAACACCAATTAACCAGCCTCGACAAACAGCACCATTTCCAACATTACCTGATTTGAGTCGTCCACCACCCAACACTATTTTCCAAAGGCCTCTTCTTTGTAATAACAATTCACCCATCTCTAATTCCATGCCTGTGGGACCACATCAAAATACTAATGCCCCTCCTCCACGTCCACCAATGCCTAGTTCTGGAATGGGGGTTTCACAGAGACCAAATTCGGTGGGTCCAGCGTTTAATGTCAATTCACGTCCATGCGTACAAGGTCCTTCAATGAACTCTCCCTTGCGTCACCAAGGGGACATGCCACGTTCCCAATTCCCTGACATGCAGCGGTCAATACCACCTGGGTGTGGAAACCCTCAAGACTTTGTACCCCCACAGCTGAACTACCCACCTCCTCCATTATCCGCCCCTCCCCAGAGAATGAACCAAGCTCCGTCACTACCAAACCCAACCAATCCAGTATCACGTATGCCCCCTTCTATGTCCACCCCACCTAATGGGGCCGCCCGTATGCCTGCCTACACATCCAACAACATACCTATAGGCCCTCGTAGTGACTTCTCGGCCAGCAGGATGTCCTTCCCTCCAATGAATGCACCACCTTTAAACTTTTCCATGAACCAGGGTGGACTACGGCCACAATATGGCCAACAGATGCCACCACTGAGTAACTCTGGTTGGCAACAGTATCCGATGGGAGGCAGGTGA